TGAAGGATGATGACTAGGACAGGAAAGGCCTGAACAGAAaggatggaaaagaagaaagaagttcgTGGAGCTGTGGAGGGCAGGAATAAGAACCCTGAAGAGTAGATGATTTGTAAAAGAGGGAGAAATAGAGGCTAATTTGGGGCAAAGGTGGGAATAAGGAGCTGTACTTGTGAGTTTTCAGATGAGTGTACAGTGCTCCACTCTCTCAGAAGGGACCTCTCTGTTCTAGATGGGGAGATTTGGGGGACCAGGAACTTAGGAATGTGACTCAGTACAGCTTAGATGGCAAGTAGTTAGGTAGTTAAGTAAAAGTTggagcccccccaaaaaaaattaatgagaggAATGAGGAAACATCACTTTAATGAAGGCAGGAGAGCATGAATGGTTTGGTAGCCAAGAAGGAAAGCAGCGCTCATCCTTACCTCATGGAGCAGGAGTGAGAGGCCCTGGTTAAGAGAAGCTGGGATCTCAGAGTCACTGTGGGTCACACTTGCCAACATGGCCACATGATCTCTCTCTGCAGCCACTGGAAACTGAGTTAAGAGGtagggagtggggatgggggtaGGGGTTTCTTCCTTAGTAGGAATAAGACAAGATTTCCTAAGGTCTTCCTTCTTCCCACCACAGGCAAAGCTCTTCTCTGCCCAAAACTACTAGTATTCTCTCACCTTTCCCGTTGCCAGAGAGAAAAGCAAGACACCCAGGGACCACCAATCAGCGGCATGGTTGTAAGGTCCTCCACTTAGGACCTCTGGGGCTACAGATTTCAAAGACACTCGTCACTGACATCCTTTAGCTATCCTCCTGCCCAATGCTTACCCATCAGCTTTAACCTCTCTCACCCATGTACTGAAGAGTGCCACAGATAGTGTAGGCTCGAGCTCCCTGGGGCAGGTGGCGGGACAGACCAAAGTCTGTCAGTTTCAGATGGCCTATAAAGAAGGTAAGGCAACCACACCACTGTTCCACCCCTCGTCAGCCATGATTTATTCCCAAAGTACCTCTCATCCTGGGGCTAGGGAAGGAAAAATACTTACCTCGTTCATCTAGAAGAATATTCTCCATCTGAAAGATCACAGGTGAGAAgtaattcttccttttcctttcaactCTCTTTCATCATGTATACACCCCAGATGAAGGTTATGCCCTACTCAGCACTCAAATCTATACTCAGAGAGCCCTTGCCCAAATCCTTGGCACCCATGGGGGCCCCAATGTCTACAGTTCTCTGCTCCCTAACTTCTTGGACTTGTTGGGACTTCTTATTGAGACTCTTTCTCagacaaagggaaaaaagcaCTTAACTCTACCTTCACATCTCGATGCATGATGCCCAAGTCATGGAGATAACCTGTGGATAACAAGTATGGGGCGTGCTGCAGCTTTTCTGTCCTTTCCAGTTTCCGTAGTAGCCCTCATCCCATCCCTCTCCTATTCTTTGACCtccattatttatattaattctttACTCTCCTTCCCAACTTAAATCTTCCCTCCCCATTTCCTTTACCACTGTTTCACTTACACAGTACCAGGACCAACTCGGCAGCAAAGAGACGGATGGAAGCCTCAGGAAAGCAGCCAACAGCCGACCAAAGGGAGTACAGATCTGTGCTGCAGTAGCTACACACTGCAAAGCCAGTGTGAAGCTACATACATTGCCAGAAGTCTAGGCAATGTTTGGGAGCTGCaatgcctgggctcaaggcatTGTAGGCCTCCTGCCCAAAATACCACTTGCTGTTCCCCCTCCCTTTGGGACAGAGAGGTGCCATGAGAAGGGGGACAGAGCAAAGGCAGAACAAGCCAAAGAGATAATCTCAGGTGGGGATATAGCACAAGGACCCTGGGGGATGAGGAGAGAGTCCAGTCACTCACTAATGAAAAGGTGCCGTTTTCCCTGCCAGCTGTCCCCCAAGCTGTGTACAAAGGGATGGTTGATCTGTCGCTAGGGACAAAGCAAACAGGAAGTTAGGGAGGAACATGGTCATTGAGAATAAAGGCAGCCGAGAACTCAGGTTTTACTCAGATGCGCAGAGGGGGAACTGCTGCCTCATCTCTCAGTTCAGAGGAACTCAATAATTGGAACTATCTGGTAATCCTAGAACCAGCAAATACTAAGGAATACACTGGGACATGCTTAAGAGATTTCCCTGGTAGGACATGAGAAAACTGTGTTGAGAGCTGATAGATACTTTTCCCAGGACCTACTTTAGTGTCAAACTAGGCTGAAGCAGATGGAGGAGGCAGAACCAGGAAAAGGTGGTGGTCAAGAAAGGTACTTTCCCTACCTGTGGCCTAGCTCTTCCCACAATCCTTTCCAGGACTCTGTGCATACCTGGATGCTAACCTCCTCTTTGCACTGCCTCACAGCATCCCTCTGTAGGACCTTTACCTTGGACACCACCTATAAAGGGAGAGTAGTGATGACTCATAGAGGATAGTGCTATTGAATTGTTTACTCCTCCCAACCTCTCTGGAATCAAGACTGGAAACAGAGACTAGAGAATAATGTGGTACCTAAGCCCCTACCTTCATTGCAAATATAGCTTTCTGGGTGCAATCTAGCACCTTGAGGACAGTTCCAAAGGAGCCTTTAGCCACAAGGCCTAAAATCTGTACAGAGAAATGGAGAACAGGCCAGTTGAGACTGGTCATTTCCAACTTCTCCCAAAGACTGAGACCCCACTCAGGGATTCCACTGACTTACCTTCAGCTGCTGCTGCCCCCTAATGGGCCTAATGGGAAACTCTGGTAGAAAGAGGTTGATGAACTGAGGCACTGGCCACTCTGGCAGAGACTTCAGTAGTGGGGCTGGCTTTAGGGACTCCCGGTGCAGATAGTGATGCCCCCGTAGTTCCCAGAGTTCTTCCAGATCTGACCTGATGGTTCCCACATCTGACCAGAGGCTCTTCCAGCCTCGGGCCCAGGGGCCCCGGATGTTGCCACCCTGCTGAGAACCAAGGGAGCCACTCTAAACTTTCTGCTCCTGAGGCATAGCAGGTTCCACCCATCTTACTAGGCACTCCCTCCCCTTAAGTCTCAACCCTTAGAGGTACATTTTTGAGCATGAGGCAAAATTCCCATTACCCTTGCTTTGTGCTAAGCCCTGGATTTCCTGGACACAATTCAAATCCTCTAGGAAAATAATTGTTGGACATTTTCACCATGATACATTAATAATACAGCCTGCACCTCAGTATTGGGCTGTGATGCTTTCATAGCATagcctccctgccccacccccacattGGGTAATCACTGCCATGCTCCTAACCAGGAACTTCCCAGGCCTCAAGCCCCCCAGGCCTCAAGCCCatgtctccctctcctcccctcagtAGGCTGCCAGAGCCCCACAGCCTACCTTGTGAGGAACAGCCACCCGGGTGTGTTGCCCCTGCCGACAGCTTACTGCTCCcatccccagcctctgcctcctctctctgctAAATCTGCTGTCCCAGTTACATAAGCAATTCCTCTCCCTGATGCTGCATGACACGAGTCCCGCCTCTTCCAGTGTGCAGAAACCCATCAGCATGGGGCCAGAGTCACACTAGGACTAGAAATTTCTGTAATACAGCTTCAGGGCAGAGAAGAAGGGGCCACCCTCAGAGTGGCAGCTGCAGGATGTCTTGGGTTGATGAGGAAGGGATACAGATTGAATGCAGgcactcaacacacacacaaaaaatgagcatcaaatttaaaatatctttttttttctctttaaatcatTTTGCCATTTTCCAGGGCATATCCTAGGGGGAAGGGTAGGGGACCCATGGCCAGCCCTGGCTCCTACTGCCATCCTCCCAAGTGAACTTAGCACAGAGACTGGGGAGGGGTTGATCGCCGCTCAGAACACCAATACCTCTTTCATACATGGCAGTGGAGTGAGGATCAGAGGATCAGCCCCCTCCCCTGTTTCCTGGCACAGAGGGAGGACAGTTAcacttagaaatatatataatatatatatttatgtatgtttataaaaatttatcacACTTGATCAGGACTATCCCCCTACCCTTTCACTTGACCCCAAGGAATAGGGTCCTGCCCTGGGCCCGTTCCCTGGGTCTTGCTCTCTTGTTGTCTCTCTGGCCCTGAACCTGATCAGCGTGAGATGGAACTCAGCATTACTGTCCACCATGCCCTGCAGTGAACAGGGCAGGTGGTGAACAGCAATGCCTATGGGCTCTGACACCCACAAATCCTGGTGGATAAAGGGAagcccctcccaccccacaagtCCCTGGAGCCTGAGCCAGAGTCAGATCCTGTACTGTAGCCACTCGAATCGCCAAATCATTTGCGCCTGCCAAAGATGGACTTCTTGCCAGGGTTCTTGTCGCCCACACTTAAACCAATGAGGAGCCGggctttctcctcctcttcctgctgtTGCATGTTCAGATCCGATTTAGTTTCTAGCTTTCCCCGGACCTCAGAGCCTGTTGCAGGCTTCAGTCTTAGCTTCTCTTTGATCACCTGGCAGATTGGAGAGGAGTAAAGGAAAAGGTAAATATTAGTGGGCAGGCAGAATAAATCAAAATGAACCAAGACAATAAAGATTTATTAAACACATCCAAGGCACAATGGGGCAATTCACATACAATGGTCTCTGCTTTCAAGAAGCTTACAGTCTAATGATAACTCCTTCTAAACTTTAGGTTGTGTTAGCTCTCAGTTCCCTAAAATCAATGGTAATATATgaaacactcaataaacattgAATTTAATAATCTGAGTGAGGTCATGGAGACGGCAGGCATAGAAGTCACTCACCACATGCACCTGCCCTTTCCCAAGGATATTTATTCATGGATTCTAAAACGAAAGGCTCCCCAAAAGAGGATCTGCCTGCCAGCCCCGTTAACCAAACAGCCATGAGCCCTGGCGGGATACCTGGGCAACCAGGGCTTTGCGGCTGTCCCTTTTGACAGCCATGGCAAAGTCTAGCCATGTCCATGTGTTGTTGTGGTACTCCAGACAGGGCAGCACCAGGTTAAGGTCACCCCAGTCCACACTGTTCTTCTCACCCTgtaagaggagggggaggggaaagaaaaaaagaggggtgGGAAATACATCAGCTGCCATTTTGAGTCCAAGCCAGTCACTTCAGCACAAGGCCTACAATAGTAACCTATATATACTGGTTTCCTCTTAATCTCAGTCTCGTAATGGTGCTGACTCTTGAGGgtagcagagggaacagcagataTATCACCCACAGCTCAGCGTCACAAAAAACCTAGCTGTCTCCCTGTCTAGAATCTCTGATCTTATCTGGTTCCCTGCCCACCCTGTTCTACAAAGTACTTGAAAGGTGCAGACCTTGTAGCTGACACACAGTGGAACCTGTGGAATCTTTATGTAGATGAAGGAGTTGTTCATGGCAGCTCGCTCTTTCATCTTGTCAATGTCATCCACAGGGTGCTAAGAAAGGCAGGCAAGGAGTATGAGCCCTGAATCCATCAGAAGAAACTCAGGACCCCAAACATCTCCCTCTTCTTTTATCCCTAGAATGGACTCAGAGGAAACCGAAGAAATCCCAAATCACACCAAACAGGACCTCAGGACTCTCCCATTTTTCTATCATCAGGGGCATGTTTGGTACCTCTGGAGATTTGCGAAATGACCTTCTGACCCCAGAACTCCGAGTCAAACCCTGTGCCACACCCTTCCCAGGGCCCAGTGGTACTGCATCATCTGTTGCAATCAGCTGCCGAGGCTTCACCACTGGTATTCCTATGAAAAAGCAAGTGCACCAGCTGTCATCTATCCTCATTCTGAAGTCTCAGCTGTCTTTGGGGCTGCTACCCTATTCTTTTGGGGCTCCACCATAAAAGTTCTCACCAGTAGTCACCAGTTTGGACTTATCCTCTTCATCACCAACTTCATCATCTTCCACACTTCGGCCAGGAAAGAAAAAGCCCATCATTCTATGGAAGAACTGGTGTGTCAGCTGGATGGTGAGAGGCACCACATTTACCTAAAAAGGAGAAAGATTCAAGAAGTAATTAAGCTCAGACACCATGATCAGTTTACCTACTCCTAATATCGTGTAACACACAGCTGGCTTTTGAATGTCCTTTGTTCCCAGGTCCCCAAGGGACTGCTTACTAACCTCAAAATGCTCCTTAACAGAGATACCCCCAACAGGGGGCCGAACTTTGCTGAAGAGGCGGAGAGCTAGCTGTCGCCCAGACTGGCAGGAGCTCTGGGGCCGCAGTACTACCTGTAGGATAGAGAGTAAACAACAGCCCAACCCAATGTCCTTCCTGCCATAAAGCAACCCCCAAATCCTCCGCAGAATGAGAGGAGAAGCAATGGTATTGCTAAGCTGGGCAAGCTTTCACCCTCTCAGAtcaccacattgttttccatagtggatTTATATTGAACGGCCGTTATAAATGCCCTGTgctaaaaatatgcaaatggacTAGGAATGGGGAAAAAAGACTTGCCTTATAGACAGCATTGGGGAGGAGGTTGTTCATAGTAAACCAGCCCAACTCCAGAAGATGTTCTGCTGTGTCATCAGATTTATTCACCTATAAAGACAGTTTTGCCCCATCTACTATAATAAACCTTTCTCAGAAGTCTACTAGACAATTGCTATGTATCCAGTTTGTTTTCAGGCTCTACATATGCCTAATCCCAACTCTGATATCTCCTTCAAACTCATACAGTCAAAACTCTTTAATCCAGTGTGTCTCATGGGCACTATTGTCCAGGACACTAAATGCTGATAGTACTATCTAGCCATTGTgacattaaaaaatgttctaattCATTTCCAAATGCCCCTTGTAGgagaaagtaataaataatacTGCCTTCTTTACATCAATGGCAGAAAAGCTGAATGTCAGTATTAGAATATTCTATTCCAAGCTGGACATGAAAGATTATTTGCCTCTGGACCATACTTCTAGGGATCATCTTCTTACTCAACAAGAGAAGTATTTGATCAAACTCATCTGTATCTGtatcttattctattttattttttttgagatagggtctcactctgttgcccaggctgaagtgcagtggcacaatcttggctcactgcaacatccatctcctgggttcaagcgattctcctgctttagcctcctgagtagctgggattacagatgcacaccaccacacccaactgacttttgttttatttttagatagagtctcactctgtcaccaggctgaagtgcagtggcacgatcttggctcactgcaacatccacctcccaggttcaaacgattctcctgcttcagcctcccgagtagctgggaccacaggggtgcaccaccacgcctggctaattgttgtattattagtagagatggggtttcaccgtgttggctggtcttcaactcctgacctcaggtgatgcacctgcctcggccttccagagtgctgggattataggtgtgagccaccatgcccggcctatcatatatgtttttaattatttattttctttttcagagacagggtctcactctgttgcccaggctggagtgcagtggtgtgatcacagctcactgcaggctcgaactccagggctcaagcaatcctcctgcctcagcctaccaagtagctgggaccacaggtatgcaccacgatgcccagctaatttttaaaatttttgttgaactcttgacttcaagcaatcctcccacctcagcctcccagagttatgggattacaggcatgaaccaccacacatggcctgtatcatttttttgaaaaacattttatttgttcattgttaCTTTCCCCTATGGCATCAGAGCTGTATGTGTATCATTCATTATAAACAGATGTGTCAAAGGAAGCTCTGCTCATGTTTCCAATCATACTATCATTAATAATCATATAATAATTAGcccctttttatttctcttttatgagTTAGACTCCTAAGCTAGGTCAATGTTTCTCAATACAGCTGCCTTTGTGTGACCATATACCCCAGATACCTTGCTGTAGAGGAACCTCTGCAGTTCTAATTCAGCAATTCCCAGCTGTCCATCTTCCTCTGTCAGGCGCCACCGTGCCTGAGCAAAGTAAAACTCAGTGCGACGGACCACACTCACATCTTCTTGCTGCTTTCGCAGCTCCATCTTGTTAGCCCGCTGCAGTTGGAAATCCTTAAAACACCTATAAGTGGACAGGGGAGCCAAAGCCAGTAAGGGAAATAGCACATGGGTAGGGGGTGGGATAGAATGCTCTAGAATGATGCAGGAGGTAAACTCAGAAATTAACCTATTCTGGGTTAGCCAGTCCCTAAAttttttttactgaatttattgcTGCTGACATTCTAGGTCATAGAAGCACAAATCCCAACTTTCAGCTCTATAGCTTCTTGATAAAGTAGTGTCTTCCCACTAATAATTCCTACGATTTTATCTGCAATTGTATGCTGATCAACTTCaagatattttcatatatctatgtcaggttcattaaaaaaaaaaaagatcttttcaGTTCAGACGCATAGTATCAAGGCGACCACAGTGAtctttcagctgggtgtggtaatcccagctcacgcctgtaatcccagcactttgggaggccaagacagaaggactgcttgagcccaggagttccagaccagcctggtcaacgtagtGAGAccaccttgtctctaaaaaaaaaaagaaaagtgatccTTCCCAACTACCCATTTTCTTATTCAGGAAGAGCTGCCTGAACCTACTCCTACATCAGCCTTTGATAATGCACACTAGACCTCAAGAAAGAGAACTGCCTGTAGCTGGGGCACTGGAAAAGGGCAAGGAAAGAATGCTGGGGCACCTGATGAGGATATTCAGTTCTTCACTTTCCAGCTGCAGGTTGGCCTTCTCCTGGTTTAACTGCAACTGAAGCTTCTGGTTCAGGTCAAGCAGATTCTCATTCTTACTGTCATCCTGCAAAGACTAGGGAACCAGGATAGAAACTGAGAGATAACCCTTGTTCTAGGAGACTTCCTGGTCCACGAACTATCTATCTGCAGTGACTACCTTCATGATAGAATACATCTGCTTCTCAAGCTGTCGTATTTGGGCCACATGCTGCCGCACAGCCTCCTGCAAATGCAGTATGCTGCTGCGTTGCTCCTCTGGATTGCTAGAGATCTCAAGCTGGAACCTGACCCGTTGCTTCTTCTCACTATGCTCCTGAAGGAATGGAAAGGGaaatgaatacaatttttaagTAGACAAGTCTTGTAGTAAAAGTCTTGTAGTAAAGTgaaatagagaaaggagaaagaaatggggGGGTCTCTTCTAGAAAGCTAACCTTTATCTGTCACTGTTAATAGCAACAGTAGTAGGTCAATGCAGAAAATTTGGCAATGTGGATTTCACAATAAGTCAGGCCCAACAGGATGGGGATGGAGGTGGAAGCAGGGAATAGTAAATGTTTTTAGGTGTCCAGGTGACTGAGTAGAGAAATAACTAGGAGAAAACAATCAGGCAAACAAGCCCTACAGTCTGAGAGACATTCAGGCCTTTCCTAAATAAGTGGAATTTCAATGGTCACTGCTGACTAAGAGAATGTATCAACCACAAGGCCCTTTTTCAGTGTGAAGCATGGCTTTTCTTACAGAAGCCCAAATAAAGCACAAAGTCTGGGTGTTCCTGTGAGGCTAAC
The Papio anubis isolate 15944 chromosome 17, Panubis1.0, whole genome shotgun sequence genome window above contains:
- the RSKR gene encoding ribosomal protein S6 kinase-related protein isoform X3; translated protein: MLMGFCTLEEAGLVSCSIRERNCLCNWDSRFSRERRQRLGMGAVSCRQGQHTRVAVPHKQGGNIRGPWARGWKSLWSDVGTIRSDLEELWELRGHHYLHRESLKPAPLLKSLPEWPVPQFINLFLPEFPIRPIRGQQQLKILGLVAKGSFGTVLKVLDCTQKAIFAMKVVSKVKVLQRDAVRQCKEEVSIQRQINHPFVHSLGDSWQGKRHLFIMCSYCSTDLYSLWSAVGCFPEASIRLFAAELVLVLCYLHDLGIMHRDVKMENILLDERGHLKLTDFGLSRHLPQGARAYTICGTLQYMAPEVLSGGPYNHAADWWSLGVLLFSLATGKFPVAAERDHVAMLASVTHSDSEIPASLNQGLSLLLHEVHPFFRGVAFDPELLQKQPVNFVTETQATQPSSAETMPFDDFDCDLESFLLYPIPA
- the RSKR gene encoding ribosomal protein S6 kinase-related protein isoform X2 → MLMGFCTLEEAGLVSCSIRERNCLCNWDSRFSRERRQRLGMGAVSCRQGQHTRVAVPHKGGNIRGPWARGWKSLWSDVGTIRSDLEELWELRGHHYLHRESLKPAPLLKSLPEWPVPQFINLFLPEFPIRPIRGQQQLKILGLVAKGSFGTVLKVLDCTQKAIFAMKVVSKVKVLQRDAVRQCKEEVSIQRQINHPFVHSLGDSWQGKRHLFIMCSYCSTDLYSLWSAVGCFPEASIRLFAAELVLVLCYLHDLGIMHRDVKMENILLDERGHLKLTDFGLSRHLPQGARAYTICGTLQYMAPEVLSGGPYNHAADWWSLGVLLFSLATGKFPVAAERDHVAMLASVTHSDSEIPASLNQGLSLLLHELLCQNPLHRLRYLHHFQVHPFFRGVAFDPELLQKQPVNFVTETQATQPSSAETMPFDDFDCDLESFLLYPIPA
- the RSKR gene encoding ribosomal protein S6 kinase-related protein isoform X1, with the translated sequence MLMGFCTLEEAGLVSCSIRERNCLCNWDSRFSRERRQRLGMGAVSCRQGQHTRVAVPHKQGGNIRGPWARGWKSLWSDVGTIRSDLEELWELRGHHYLHRESLKPAPLLKSLPEWPVPQFINLFLPEFPIRPIRGQQQLKILGLVAKGSFGTVLKVLDCTQKAIFAMKVVSKVKVLQRDAVRQCKEEVSIQRQINHPFVHSLGDSWQGKRHLFIMCSYCSTDLYSLWSAVGCFPEASIRLFAAELVLVLCYLHDLGIMHRDVKMENILLDERGHLKLTDFGLSRHLPQGARAYTICGTLQYMAPEVLSGGPYNHAADWWSLGVLLFSLATGKFPVAAERDHVAMLASVTHSDSEIPASLNQGLSLLLHELLCQNPLHRLRYLHHFQVHPFFRGVAFDPELLQKQPVNFVTETQATQPSSAETMPFDDFDCDLESFLLYPIPA